ACGGCGCGGGTCAGATCGCGGAACTGTTCGTAGTGGCCGTGGTAGCCGTACTTCGCATGCAGGCTCGGCCAGGTTGCGAAGTCGGCGGCGACACCGATCGCGTTGCCCTCGTGCAGGTAGGTCGGCAGGACGTTCTGGATCGAGGTGTCCCGTCTCAGTCGCCGCACCGTGTCCTGATGGAGCGTCGACGCCGCCCGGTACTTGGTGATCACGACCCCCAATTCGACGATTTCCCGCCCCAATTCGGTGCCGAAATCGGCGACCTGACGCTGGATGTGCGGAATCGCATATGTGGACAGGACATCCGGGATGGTCGGGATCAGATATGCGGCGGCCATCGCCAGCCCGTTGAGGCTGAACGGTCCGACGTTGGGCGGGCAGTCGACGAGGATGTAGTCGTATTGCCCGGCGATCGGGGCCAACGCGTTCGTCAGTACCTCGACGGCCGCCAGATGGTCGTCCGCAGCAACCCGGTGAGCACTGAGCTCCTCGGCCAGTTCGATGAGGTCCAGGGACGACGGCAGCAGGTCGATCCCGGTGAGCCCGGCCACGGTCGAGACATCGCGCTGCACGCTGCCCTCGAGGTCGAACGATTCCGTACCGTCGAGCAGGTCGGTGAAGAGTGTCGCGACGGTGTGCCGCCGGGCGTTGCACGTCAGCCAGTGTTCCTGCCCGATCATCATCGTCGTCAGGTTGGTCTGGGCGTCCAGGTCGACGAGCAGCACCTTCTTGCCGAAGACGCCGGCGAGGAAGTCGGCGAGGCCTCCCGTGAGCGTGGTTTTCCCGACCCCGCCCTTGAGACTGATGGTCACGATCACCGTCGGCATGGCGTCCCCGGTCTGTTCGGTCGCCCTGCTGTTCGGGCGTCCTGCGTCGCGAGTAGATTACCGAGCCGACGCGTAGGCCACCGGGTGTTCGGTGGCGCCGCGACGGCCGCCCGGCCTCTCGAACCTGCGAATCCGACGCCGAATGTCTTTTCCACCCTCATTCTGCGGGCATTACCCATATCTGTAAGAATGACCGAGTCGAGCATTGACCGGATATTTCTGTCGATTCGGTCGTGTGATTCAGAGTCAGGTGAGAACGACTTGACAATCGTTGACGAGAATCGAACGGGATGCGAAATCCCGCATATTTTCGACGACCGTGCGACTTGCTTTTTCCTGGTCGGTACTGAAAACCCATGTGGAAGGACACCCGTATGAGCAACCGAGTCCGGACGGCCACCGTCGGCCTGGCGGTGTGCGCCGCAGCGGCGTTCGGAGCCGCCCTCGCGCCCGTCGCCACCGCCGCGCCGAGCGATGTGACCGCGACACCCTCGGTGTCCGGCAACACCGTCACCCTGACGGTGACGAACAACGCCGCGAAGCGCATCGGCTGCGAGATCGTCGGCGTCCCGGCCGGCGGAGCCCCGACCAATGTCGTCTTCGGATACCAGACACCGGAGGAGCTCGGTGCGCTCATCTCCCCCGGCTCGTCGAAGTCGTTGCCGCTGCGGATCTCTCAGGGCACGCCGCCGACACCCAGTGGGACGACGACGATCCCGGACGGCACGTACGACATCTACTGGGGATGCACCACGATCACGCTGCCACCGGGCACCGGAGCAGCCGAAGAGTTCTGGGGCACCAACCCGCCGGTGACAGGGACGACCCCGACGGTCGCCGCACCGCTGCGGGTAACCGTGCCGGGCGGAGCGGCAACGGCACCGGCCCCGGAATCGGAGACCCCGGCGGCGCCCGGATTGCCGAGCATCCCGGGCCTGCCCGACATCCCCGGACTCCCGGGGATCGAGCTGCCGGAGGAGATCTGCACGACGTCGTCGTGCGTCCCCGTCGGATGAGCTGAGCGGGCCGTTCACCGCGCGTGATCGCCGTTTTGCCCAATGCACTCCCGGGACCCGGGTGCGGTTGTGCATACTTCGACCATGTCAACAAGCGATGTCACGCGCGTCCATCTCGCCGCCGAGGGTGGTGGAGCGGCACTCGACCAGGTCTTCCTGATGTCGGCGGTGGCGGCCGTCGTGTCGGTCGGACTGCTCTGGATCGGTTATCTGCATCGCACGCGCAAGATCACGTGGCTGACCACGCTGTCCGAATGGGCCGCGCGCCGGGTGAACCGCCCACCGTGGGCGGCGCTGCCGATCTTCCTGTTCACCAGCACGATCATCTGCGCGCTGTTCGGCTTCCTCTGGGACGTGAGCCTGCACATCGGCGACGGTCGCGACGAGGGGCCGCTGGCGAACCCGGCGCACTACTTCATCCTGGTAGGCCTGTTCCTGCTGTTCATCTCCGGCATGCTGTCGGTGTTCCTCCCCTTCGACAAGCCCGGCCGCTCGGCGATCCGGATCACGCGTCACTGGTACGCACCGGTGGGCGGAATCCTGTTGGCAGGCTGCGGTTTCTACGCACTGCTGGGGTTCCCGCTCGACGACGTCTGGCATCGGATCTTCGGCCAGGACGTCACCCTCTGGGGCCCGACCCACCTGATGCTCATCGGCGGCGCGGGCCTGTCGCTCATCGCCGTCGTGATCCTCGATCGTGAGGGCCGGGCCGCGATGGGTCCCGACGCCCCGGACGACGGCCGAAGCCAGTGGCTCGTGCGCTGCCTGGCCTTCGGCGGGCTCGTGATCGGCATGTCGGTGTTCCAGATCGAGTACGACTTCGGCGTCGAGCAGTTCCGGCTCGTGCTGCAGCCGATGATGATCGCCGGGGCCGGGGCGTTCGCCCTCGTCGCCGCGCGGATCTGTCTCGGGCCGGGCGCCGCGCTCGTCGCGGCCGTCTTCGCGATCCTGCTGCGTGGTGTCGTCGCGGTCGTCGTCGGGCCGGCGCTGGGCGCGCCGATCAACGTCTTCCCGCTCTACCTGGGCGCGGCCGTGGTCATCGAACTGCTCGCGCTGACCCCGCTGCTCAAGCGCCGCGTGCTCTTCGGCGCGGTGGCCGGGCTCGGAGTCGCGACCCTCGGTCTCTGGATCGAGTCCTGGTGGATCGCCGCGGCCTACCCGTTCCCGTGGGTCACCGGCATGTGGGGTGAGGCGTTGGCGATGGCGATCCCCGTGGGCATCGCGGCCGGTGTGTGCGGCGGGCTGCTGGGTCTCGTCAGCGTCGGCGAGCGGCTCCCGACCCGTTGGGTCAGCATCACCGCGGTCGTGCTCTCCGTCCTGGTGATCGGCGGGGCCGTCGCCAACGGCCTGCGGGTCTCGGTCCCCGCGGATGTCACGGCGCGCGTCGTCCTCACCCCGGCCGGGCCGAACGAGGCTGCCGACGAGAACGTGACGGCCGAGGTCTTCCTCGACCCGGCCGACGCGCTCAGCGACGACCCCGAGTGGGTCACGCTGATGTCGTGGCAGGGCGGGATCGACAATGACCGCGGCATCGTCATCGACCGGCTGGAGCGCGTCGGCCCCAACCACTTCCGGTCCACCGAACCGATGCCGGTGTCGGGATCATGGAAGACCATCCTGCGCGTACAGGACGGCACCACGATGGCGGGCGTGCCGGTGTATCTGCCGGCCGACCCGGCGATCGGCGCGGAGGGCGAGCCGGCTCAGCTGACGTCGACGAAACCGTTCGTCGCGGAGATATCGATCCTGCAGCGCGAGCGGACGTTCGACTACCCGTCGTGGCTGTTCGGCGCCGCCTCCCTGGTGGTGCTCGTGTGTTCGCTGCTGCTCATCGCGGCGCTGTCGTGGGGAGCCGGCCGGGTGAACGCCCGGGAGGCGACATCGGGCGCGCGGGAGCCCGAACTCCAGCCGCAGCCGTGATCGCTCTCGCTGCCGACCCCGGCGTTCACCACCTGGCGACGCACCCGCTGGTGCTGGCGCTGCCGGCCGTGATCCCCGCGTTCCTGGTGGTGGGCGTCATCGTCGCGATCGCGATCATCGACCGTCGACGCGGGGACGACGAGGACGACGCGGACGACGTCGCAGGCCGCCCGGGCGAGGCCGGCCGCACTGCCGCCGAGCCGGCAGGCGGCGACCCCGATTCCACCGCTCCCCCGACCAGAGACGAGGCCGATGACCCCGCCCGCGAGGCCGACTGACGTTCTGCTCGCCCACGGACTGGGTGGTTCGGAGTACCTGCCCGTCCCGCTGACCGCGGTGTTGATCGGCGGCGCCTGGGCGCTTACCATCTCGTTCGCGGTCATCGCGTTCGCTTGGCGCACACCACGATTCGGTCGGCCGGACGCCGGCCGAGAACTCCCGGCATGGGTGACGGCGACCGTCGACAACCGTTGGGTGCGCGACGTGATCAGCGGCGCCGCAGTGGTTCTCACCGCATGGCTGATCGTGGCCGCCGTCGGCCCCGACGACGAGAACCCCCTACCGGGCGCGTTCTATGTGCTGCTCTGGGTCGGCATGACCGTGCTGTCGGTACTCCTCGGACCGGTGTGGCGACTGCTGTCCCCGGTCCGCACCCTGCTGCGGGCCGCCCGAGGTGTCGGCGGCCCGCGGGTCGTCGGCCTGCGGGAGTATCCGCGTCGGCTGGGCTGGTGGCCCGCGGCGTTGGGCCTGTTCGCTTTCGTCTGGCTCGAATTGGCGTCGCCCGACCCGAGTTCGGTGGCGTCGGTGCGGATCTGGCTTCTCTGCTACCTGGTCATCACCCTCGTCGGTGGCGTGGTCTTCGGGTTGCGGTGGACCGTGGACGCCGACCCGTTCGCGGTGTACAGCACCGTGGCCTCGCGCCTGTCCCCGTTCGCGCGCAACAGCGCCGGCCGGGTGATCCTCCGCAGTCCGATGAACTCGCTGCCCACGCTCCCGGTGCTCCCGGGTACCGTCACCGTTCTCGCGATCCTGCTCGGCTCCACCGCTTTCGACAGCTTTTCGGCGATCGCGTTCTGGCAGGACCTCGTCGCCGACGGTGCCGGTGACAGCCGGGCGGCCGCCACCGTGTACTCGACCGCCGGCCTGTTGGTGTTCATCGGCGTCGTCGTGGTGACCTTCTGGACGGCCGCCCGCGCGGTCGGCGGTGTGCAACCCGACCTTCGGCGCCGCCTCCCCGGCCTGATGGCGCACTCGCTGGTCCCGATCGTGATCGGTTACATCCTCGCCCACTACCTGCAGTCACTCGTCGAACAGGGACAAGAAGCCGTCCTCGCGCTCGGCGATCCGCTGGGGAGGGGATGGAATGTGCTGTGGCTCAGCGATGCTCATCCGGTGTACGTGATGAGTGACCACCCGACGGTCACGGTGACCCTGAAGGTGGCGTTCGTACTCGGCGGCCATCTGTTGGGGGTGGCCGCGGCGCACGACGCATCGTTGCGTCTCCTGCCCCGCCGGCACCAGCTGACCGGGCAGCTCACCATGATGGTGCTGATGGTCTTCTACACGTTCCTCGGGCTCTGGATGCTGTTCGGCGGGTGATGCCCGGTCAGTAGGTGGTCGGGGGCGTGTTCTTCTTGTTCGAACGGAACAGCATGTAGCCGCCGTAGAGGGCGAGTGCGACGAGGGCGATCCAGAAGAGTCCCTCGAGTAGCGGGCCGAGGATGGCCAGTGCGATCAGCGCGACCGCGATGATGCCCAGAACCTTCCAGAAGGTCATGCCGGTGGTGTTGTTCGTCGATGTGGTCATGAGCCCAGTCTGCGCCCGCCGAAGCCGGAAAGCGATGCTCGGCGGCACTTCTGGGGCGAACTTCAGGGACTTCCCTGAGGGACCCCCTACCGCTGGAACCCCTACCGTCGGAACCACGCCTCGGCGTTGCCGGCCAGCGCCTTCTCGATCCGCAGTGCCGACGTGTCGGTCAGGTCGGACGGCAATGCGTCGGGCGCGAACCACGCGACGTCGGAGTTCTCGTCGTCGGCGGCCCGGGGATCGCCGTCGACGTGGCGCGCGAGGAAGCAGACGTCGAGATAGCGGGTCCGGTCGCCGTTCGGGTAGGTGATCAGCGGCGTGACGTCGATGCTGGTCAGTCGGATGATTTCGGCGCTGACATCGGTTTCTTCGCGGACCTCGCGCAGGGCCGCCCGCGCCGGCTCCTCTCCCGGTTCGAGGACGCCGGACACGACGGCCCACTGTCCGTTGTCGACGCGGCGCGTGAGGAGCACCCGCCCGGCGTCGTCGCAGACGACGACGCTGACGCCGGACAACCAGAGTTCGCGGGTACCGACCTGGGCACGCAGATCGCGGATGAATTCGGGAATGGGCACCCCCACATCCTGCCTGCCGGTGCGCGTCGCCGCCGGAGAGGTGGGGTCGGGTGCCAGATATCCCGACGCGCACAATGTCACCCATGAGGATCTCCCGACGTGCCGAAGGGATCGCCCCGTTCCAGGCGATGGAGTTCGCGAAGCGCGCCGCCGAACTCGAGGCGGCTGGTCATTCCGTCGTCAAGCTGAACATCGGCGAACCCGATTTCGGGGCACCGCCGGCGGTCCTCGCCGCCGCCCGCGAGGCGACCGGCCGTCCCCTCGCCTACACCGGTGCCCTCGGCCTCCCGGAGTTGCGCGAGGCGATCGCAGACTTCTACGGCCACCATTTCGGGGCGTCGGTGGATCCCGCGCGGGTGGCGGTCACCGCCGGCGCGTCGGCGGCCCTCCTGATGGCCTGCGCGGCGTTGATCGACCCGGGCGACGAGGTCCTCATCGGCGACCCGTCCTATCCGTGCAACCGCCAGTTCGCGCACGCCTTCGGCGCACAGGTCCGGCTCCTGCCGACCAGCCCCGCCAACCGGTTCCAGCTCACCGCCGCCGAAGTCGACGACGCGTGGACGGACGCGACCCGCGGCGTCATCGTGGCGACCCCGTCGAACCCGACCGGCACCTCGATGCCGTATGAGGAACTCGTGACCATGTGCGAGCGCGGCGGCCCGGGACGGCTGGTCGATCGTCGACGAGATCTACCTCGGGCTGTCCGACCCCGGACCGGACGGTCGGCCGCCGCGCAGCATCCTGGCCGCCGACTCGCCGGGCGTCGCGGAGACGGTCGTGATCAACAGCTTCTCCAAGTACTTCGGGATGACGGGTTGGCGGCTGGGATGGTGCATCGTGCCCGCGGAACTCGTGGGGGTGCTGGAGCGGCTGGCGCAGAACTTCTACGTGTGCCCGCCCACGCCGTCGCAATACGCGGCGCTGGCCTGCTTCACGCCGGATTCCCTGGCGGTGGCCGAACAGAACCGTCGTGAGTTCGCGCGACGCCGGCAACTCGTCGTGGACGGGCTCGCGGACATCGGACTCGACGTGCCGGTCATCCCCGACGGCGCGTTCTACGTCTACCTCGACGTCGGCTCCACGGGCCTGACGTCGGCCGAGTTCTGCGACCGGGCGCTCGCCGAAGCCCATGTCGCCCTGACCCCGGGCCACGACTTCGGGGTCGCGGGCGCGGACCGGTACGTCCGTCTGTCCTACGCCGCATCCACCGACGACCTCACCCTCGCCATCGACCGACTCCGGACGTTCGTCGGGGCCGGTCACGTTCCACTTCGATGAGGAGAGACCATTCCATGACCTCTGCGGGACCAGTCCGATCCGAACGCCTCGCCAAGGAGGTGACCCCGATCCTGACCGCCCGGACCGAGGGCGCGCCGCGGGTGCCGGGGGTGGTCGCGGGCGTCACGACCGACGAGGAGACGGTCTTCCTCGGTGCCGCGGGGGTGCGTGCGCTCGACGACGAGCAGCCGATGACCGTCGACTCCGTCTTCGCTCTGTTCTCGGCGACGAAGGCGGTGACCGCGACGGTCGCGTTGCAGCTCGTCGAGGAGGGCGCCTTGGACCTGCACGCACCGGCCCGCACTTACGTCCCGGCGCTCGGCGAGCTGCAGGTGATCGAGGGCTTCGACGACGACGGGCGGCCGCGCCTGCGGCCACCCGCCTCCGATGTCACGACCCACCAATTGCTCACGCACACCGCCGGTTTCGGTTACGACTTCTTCAACGAGACCTACCGTCGACTGACCGCGGACCACGGTGTGCCCGCCGTCGCCACGGCCACGAGGGCCTCGTTGCGAACCCCGCTGCTGTTCGATCCCGGCACGGAGTGGGAGTACGGCTCCGGGGTGGACTGGGCCGGCCAGGTCATCGAGGCCGTCACCGGACGCCGTCTCCGCGAGGTGATGGACGAGCGGGTCCTCGACCCACTCGGCATGTCCGACACCGGATTTGCGCTGTCCGACGGCGCCCGGCGTCGGCGAGCGGTCCTGCACATGCGCAAGCGGGGCGAGCTCGTCCCCAACCACCGCTGGGAACAGCCTGCCGATCCCGAGATCGACATGGGCGGGCAGGGCCTCTGGTCCACCGTCCCCGACTATCTGACCTTCCTGCGAATGTGGTTGCGCGAAGGCCGCTCCGACCGCGGTCAACAGATCCTGCGCCCGGAGACCGTCACCACGGCGTTGCGCAACCAGATCGGCGATCTCGCGGTGCGACGGCTGCCCGGAGTGATCCCGCCGCTGAGCCACGATGTCGAATTCGATCCGGGGACACCGAAATCCTGGTCGTATCCGTTCATGGTGAACGACACCGACACCCCCACCGGCCGCAAGGCGGGTTCGCAGTCGTGGGCCGGGCTGGCCAACCTCTACTACTGGATCGATCCCCACACCCGGATCGGCGGCTTCTGGGCCACCCAGATCTTCCCCTTCGTCGACCCCGCATCGATCGACGGGTACCGCGACTTCGAGGCGGCGACGTACCGAGCGTTGGCGGACTGACCTACGGCGCGTTCGTCATCAGGCAACGCCGAGCAGTACCCAGTTGCTCTGCCCGGTGAGATCGCGAAAGCACCGACCCGGTAACGGCATTACGCAGAGATCGCTACCTCACAACGCCGCCGACGACCATGCCGTCGTCGACCACTCCTGTCCGGTGCACTCCAGTCCGTTGCACTCCGAGATCCCCACCGATGAACGCGAGGGTGTAGATGTAGGCGATCGGCGGGGGCACTGGCTGATCTGTCGTACCGGTCTCACCCCATCCATGGTGGCGGGCGCCCGCTGCTCGACCGTCGCGGTCGAGCGGTTCAACCGCGCCCCGGCCCGTCGCAGTGCTCCCTCATCGGTGGTCGACGACGGACTCAGCCAGGGCACGCCCCGAAAGTTCCGCGGAGTGTGGCTCGAGGGCGCGATTGCTGCCGAACGGGGGCGTTGCGTGTTCGTCCGACACCCCGTTCCCGCGACGGTGATCCGCTGCGGTAACGGAGTACGGAGGGGCAGCACTGTGGAGTTGTCAAGGGACGGACGCGGTCCCGGGTACGGTCCGGGTGCAGAAGGTGCTACGCGAAAGTGTGACGGAGGGCCGGTCAGGCGGCGTCGTCGAGTCGCATGGTGCGTCGGTTGTAAGCGGGTAGTGGTCGACGTTGCGGGTCGATGATCGCGGGTGGGACGAGCCAGGGATGACGGTCGAATCCCATCACGATGTCCCAGCCATGGTGGTGGACCTGGGTGTGGCAGCGTTGGCAGAGCAGGCAGCCGTTGTCGAGGTCGGTGGCGCCGCCGTCTGCCCACGACTTGATGTGATGCACCTGCGTATGAGACGGCGGCGCACCACATTTGATGCAGCAGGTGTCGCGGACGATGATTGCTCTGCGGAGGTGTGCCGGATACAAGCGGTGGGTGTGGCCCATCTGCAGCGGCACGCCCTCACGGTCGAGGATGATCTCGGTCAGGGATCCGTCGCAGGAGACCTGTTTCGCCGTCACTTGGCTGACCGATCCGGTCCACGGCAGCGTCGCCAGGTCTCCGGTCGCGGGGATCGTCAGCATCAACTGGGTGCGTGGGCTTCCGACGGTGTCGATGCTCGCGCCGATCGCGGCTTGGTCGAGGATCAGTTCGAAGGCGTCGGCGCGGCGTTGCTCGGCGGTGCGACGGTCCTCGGCGCCGTCGGGTTCGGGCCGTGGGCAGGACCGTTCGTCGATCATAGCCAGGAACTTCTCACCCACGACCTGGGTGAGGTCGGCGCGGACTTCGACGCGGCCGTCGTCGGTGGTGTGCGCGTTCACCGAGTTCAAGCGTGCATCGTCCGACGCTGGGGTTCCGGCGTCAGAGGCGTCGGCGAGGGCGTTGCTGATGGCGTGAGCATGCTTGAGCACTTCGGTCGGCGTAGCACCGGATAGTGCTTGGGCGATGAGTTCGATCTCATACCGGGAGCGTTCTCCCTCGGAAAGAGCGTCACCACACCGTTTTTCGATCTCGTTCATGCCGCGGACGATGGCATCGACGACCTCGCCGGACAGCCGCCCGTCAGCGGCATGACGAGACAGCGCAGGCAACCCCGGCAACGCATCGACGCTTCGCATGGTGCGGTGCGCGGCGGCCGGTGCGTGGCCTGACTCGATCAGCAGTTTCTTGGTGGTGCTACCGGCCTCCTGTGCGACACCGAGTTCGTCGAGTTGCGCTGCGTGCGCGACGATCTGATGATCGGCAAGGTTGCGGATCAGGCGCCACGTGTCGAGGGCGTCGAATGTTGCTCTGCCCGTCGGGTCGTCGGTGGGTGGGGTGGTCTCGATGAGTTGATCGAGGAGCGTGGTGAGCTCTGGCATGACTCCAAGGTACCGGAACATTCGTTCGACTACGAGGAGTTTCCACAGGCTCAGAAATCTCGAAACTGTCGACTGTGCAGCGTTTTTCGTCGAGTGTGCGTCGATTCGCGTTGATTGTGCGTGAATCGTTGACAGAGGTGAACTTCAGTCACATCTGTTACGGATTCTGGGTGAAAAGTTGCGAGTCTGAAGTGGACTGAAGATCCCGCGAACTCGCTCCCCCGGGGCGCATCCGCAACCCGCCGGGCGTGTGGGGCTGGGTCCGCAGGGGTTGTGCAGCGGCGTCGGGTCACCAAGTGGCTTCGACTCGGCGCCTCGACCTCGACGCGCTCCTTCGTCGCTTGCTCGGCCCGGCGGCTCCGCTCGGTGCCGGCTCAACCAGCGGGGGTCGGGTCGACTGACGCCCCCCAGACTTCTGGGACGCACACGAACCCAGAACTCTGGCACGAGCATTTCCCGCGTTCGAGGGATGGCGGGAACAAAAGGGCGTCGGCCACTCTGAGTCCCATGGAGCTGCCGAGTCCGGCGGCCCACCACAGCAGCACCGACGCTCGAACCCGTTCATCCCCAGATCATTACGAAGGAAGCATCGTGTCCATCACCTCCGAACCCATCGACTTCACCGACTTCGACGCCCTGCTCTCCGCGGTCAGCGGTCCCGTTCTGACCCCGGCCGACGAGGGCTACACCGCCGAACTGACCGGCTTCAACCTCGCGGCGATACCCGCCGCTGACGTGGTCGTCGGGGCGACGAACGCTGCCGACGTCGCCGCCGCCGTGCGATATGCGCGCTCGAACGGGATGCGGGTCGGTGCGCGGGCGACCGGGCACGGATCGCCGATCGAGGGGCGCGGCACGGTCGTCGTCACCACGTCCCGGATGGCGGGGGTGAGTGTCGATCCGGTGACCAGGACCGCGCGCGTCGAAGCCGGTGCGCGGTGGCGCGATGTGGTCGCCGCGACCGCTCCGCACGGCCTCACCGGGCTCGTCGGCTCGTCGTCGTCGGTGGGTGTCGTCGGGTACACACTCGGCGGCGGGCTGAGTCCGTTGGGTCGTCAGTTCGGTTATGCCGCCGATCATGTCCGGTCGATCGAACTCGTCACCGCCGATGGTCTCGTCCGCACGGTCGACGCATCCGCGGGTTCGGACCTGTTCTGGGCACTGCTCGGCGGACGGGACGGCTTCGGCATCGTCACCGCGCTCGAGTTCGAGCTCTTCGATCTGCCCACGGTCTATGGCGGCGGGATCTTCTTCGCCGGCTCGGCGGCCGCCGACGTCCTGCACGCCTGGCGCGAATGGGCGCCCTCCCTGCCCGAGGAGGCCGGGACCTCGGTGGCGATCCTCCGCCTCCCGCCGGACCCCAACCTGCCCCCGCCCCTGCAGGGTCAGCTCGCCGTGCACGTCCGCTACACCCACACCGGGGACCCGGCCACCGCCGCCGCGTTGCTCGCACCGATGCGGTCGGCGGGTCCGATCCTCCTGGAGAACATCGACGTCCTCCCGACGGCTGCGCTCGACGCGGTACATATGGACCCGCCCGGGCCGATGCCGAGCGCCGAACGCGGCTGCGTACTCGCCGATTTTCCGGCATCTGCCGTGGATGCCCTGCTCGCGGTAGCCGGGCCGCAGGTCGCGAGCCCGCTGGCCATCGTCGAGGTCCGTCTCCTGGGTGGCCGGTTGCGGTCGCCGCAGCGCGTACCCAACGCCGTCGTGGGACGCGATGGCGCGTTCTCCGTCCTCGCCATCGGCGTACCCGCCGGCCCGCTGGGCGAACAGGTCGGTGAGCATCTCGCGGCCGTCACCGACGCGGTGGCCGCCCACTCCTGTGGAGCGCTGCTCAACTTCTCCGGGCGGACGGCAACCGAACGCGACGCGCTGTGGTCGACCGACCAGCGGACGCGCCTCGAGACCATCCGACGACGCCACGATCCGGCCGGTGTCCTCCGTCCGGGGGACCCCACTATTGTGGGATAGACATCCGTGCAGCTCATGCCCACAATTGTCGAATGACATCGAGTCTGACCGCCGAGCGTGTGCGCCGCGACATCGAGGTCGTGGC
The genomic region above belongs to Gordonia hongkongensis and contains:
- a CDS encoding serine hydrolase domain-containing protein, producing the protein MTSAGPVRSERLAKEVTPILTARTEGAPRVPGVVAGVTTDEETVFLGAAGVRALDDEQPMTVDSVFALFSATKAVTATVALQLVEEGALDLHAPARTYVPALGELQVIEGFDDDGRPRLRPPASDVTTHQLLTHTAGFGYDFFNETYRRLTADHGVPAVATATRASLRTPLLFDPGTEWEYGSGVDWAGQVIEAVTGRRLREVMDERVLDPLGMSDTGFALSDGARRRRAVLHMRKRGELVPNHRWEQPADPEIDMGGQGLWSTVPDYLTFLRMWLREGRSDRGQQILRPETVTTALRNQIGDLAVRRLPGVIPPLSHDVEFDPGTPKSWSYPFMVNDTDTPTGRKAGSQSWAGLANLYYWIDPHTRIGGFWATQIFPFVDPASIDGYRDFEAATYRALAD
- a CDS encoding HNH endonuclease codes for the protein MFRYLGVMPELTTLLDQLIETTPPTDDPTGRATFDALDTWRLIRNLADHQIVAHAAQLDELGVAQEAGSTTKKLLIESGHAPAAAHRTMRSVDALPGLPALSRHAADGRLSGEVVDAIVRGMNEIEKRCGDALSEGERSRYEIELIAQALSGATPTEVLKHAHAISNALADASDAGTPASDDARLNSVNAHTTDDGRVEVRADLTQVVGEKFLAMIDERSCPRPEPDGAEDRRTAEQRRADAFELILDQAAIGASIDTVGSPRTQLMLTIPATGDLATLPWTGSVSQVTAKQVSCDGSLTEIILDREGVPLQMGHTHRLYPAHLRRAIIVRDTCCIKCGAPPSHTQVHHIKSWADGGATDLDNGCLLCQRCHTQVHHHGWDIVMGFDRHPWLVPPAIIDPQRRPLPAYNRRTMRLDDAA
- a CDS encoding NUDIX hydrolase yields the protein MPIPEFIRDLRAQVGTRELWLSGVSVVVCDDAGRVLLTRRVDNGQWAVVSGVLEPGEEPARAALREVREETDVSAEIIRLTSIDVTPLITYPNGDRTRYLDVCFLARHVDGDPRAADDENSDVAWFAPDALPSDLTDTSALRIEKALAGNAEAWFRR
- a CDS encoding FAD-binding oxidoreductase, whose amino-acid sequence is MSITSEPIDFTDFDALLSAVSGPVLTPADEGYTAELTGFNLAAIPAADVVVGATNAADVAAAVRYARSNGMRVGARATGHGSPIEGRGTVVVTTSRMAGVSVDPVTRTARVEAGARWRDVVAATAPHGLTGLVGSSSSVGVVGYTLGGGLSPLGRQFGYAADHVRSIELVTADGLVRTVDASAGSDLFWALLGGRDGFGIVTALEFELFDLPTVYGGGIFFAGSAAADVLHAWREWAPSLPEEAGTSVAILRLPPDPNLPPPLQGQLAVHVRYTHTGDPATAAALLAPMRSAGPILLENIDVLPTAALDAVHMDPPGPMPSAERGCVLADFPASAVDALLAVAGPQVASPLAIVEVRLLGGRLRSPQRVPNAVVGRDGAFSVLAIGVPAGPLGEQVGEHLAAVTDAVAAHSCGALLNFSGRTATERDALWSTDQRTRLETIRRRHDPAGVLRPGDPTIVG
- a CDS encoding ParA family protein, coding for MPTVIVTISLKGGVGKTTLTGGLADFLAGVFGKKVLLVDLDAQTNLTTMMIGQEHWLTCNARRHTVATLFTDLLDGTESFDLEGSVQRDVSTVAGLTGIDLLPSSLDLIELAEELSAHRVAADDHLAAVEVLTNALAPIAGQYDYILVDCPPNVGPFSLNGLAMAAAYLIPTIPDVLSTYAIPHIQRQVADFGTELGREIVELGVVITKYRAASTLHQDTVRRLRRDTSIQNVLPTYLHEGNAIGVAADFATWPSLHAKYGYHGHYEQFRDLTRAVMVEADAELARAELARAELSGAVPSSRGPFDRPTPNRSSGV